A genomic window from Triticum urartu cultivar G1812 chromosome 7, Tu2.1, whole genome shotgun sequence includes:
- the LOC125522143 gene encoding putative transferase At4g12130, mitochondrial yields MLPLARRLLLPRGRRLLHTAPPADPGVLACRLASRAVVRFRGPEAARFLNSLLTNDVLLSHGSPASSQPQRYAPTPNAPARAPPPRYAALLTPQGRFLYDLFLYRPAPRSQMLDRTGAAPQTGERPGGEEGGEGDGEVLADVDAAEVDELLACFKRYRLRSKVEIDNVSEEFLCWQRFGSDVAHSEPSTQEPEAQSIGWGQGSDHAAESSAQGNGHGWQWLKDPRLDILGYRGIFPADTIPPLVEADKEADERHYLLWRIENGVAEGSTEIPKGEAIPLEYNLAGLNAISFDKGCYIGQELIARTHHRGVIRKRLIPLKFVDENDKELEQAVAPGSDVVDDASGKKVGTVSTALGSRGMGLLRLEAALKENAILAISDNRDVRVKAIKPDWWPAEWTEVLAQQSAVA; encoded by the exons ATGCTGCCGCTCGCCCGCCGCCTGCTGCTGCCGCGCGGACGCCGGCTCCTCCACACGGCCCCGCCGGCGGACCCGGGCGTGCTGGCCTGCCGCCTGGCGTCCCGCGCCGTGGTCCGCTTCCGGGGCCCCGAGGCGGCGCGCTTCCTCAACTCGCTCCTCACCAACGACGTCCTCCTCTCCCACGGCTCCCCCGCCTCGTCCCAGCCGCAGAGGTACGCGCCCACGCCCAACGCGCCCGCGCGGGCGCCCCCGCCGCGGTACGCCGCGCTGCTCACGCCGCAGGGCCGGTTCCTCTACGACCTCTTCCTCTACCGCCCCGCCCCGCGCTCCCAGATGCTCGACCGCACCGGGGCCGCGCCGCAGACCGGGGAGCGGCCCGGCGGGGAGGAGGGTGGGGAGGGGGACGGGGAGGTGCTCGCGGATGTCGACGCCGCTGAGGTCGACGAGCTGCTCGCCTGCTTCAAGAG ATATCGGCTAAGAAGCAAGGTTGAGATAGATAATGTAAGTGAGGAGTTTTTGTGCTGGCAAAGATTTGGAAGTGATGTCGCACATTCTGAACCTTCCACTCAAGAACCCGAGGCTCAATCCATTGGATGGGGACAAGGCAGTGACCATGCTGCTGAGTCATCTGCACAAGGGAACGGTCATGGTTGGCAGTGGCTCAAAGATCCTCGGCTTGACATTCTTGGCTACAGAGGAATATTTCCAGCTGATACAATAC CACCACTTGTTGAGGCTGACAAAGAAGCAGATGAACGCCATTATTTGCTTTGGCGTATAGAAAATGGGGTTGCAGAAGGCTCAACTGAGATACCAAAAG GTGAAGCAATCCCACTCGAGTACAATCTTGCAGGCCTGAATGCTATTTCATTCGACAAGGGGTGCTATATTGGTCAGGAGCTGATCGCACGCACACACCACCGTGGTGTCATCAGGAAGCGCCTGATACCCTTGAAGTTTGTAGATGAAAATGACAAAG AACTCGAGCAGGCTGTTGCTCCTGGCTCAGATGTCGTGGACGACGCCTCTGGTAAGAAAGTGGGTACGGTAAGCACCGCTCTCGGCAGCCGTGGGATGGGTCTGTTGCGGCTCGAAGCAGCACTGAAGGAAAACGCTATCCTTGCCATCAGCGACAACAGAGATGTGAGGGTCAAGGCGATTAAGCCAGACTGGTGGCCGGCTGAGTGGACAGAGGTCTTAGCACAGCAGAGCGCAGTCGCTTGA
- the LOC125520514 gene encoding ATP-dependent RNA helicase A isoform X1 has protein sequence MERGRGGRDGPFGAGDPFAGFGRLGGAPMPGLFGGGRDPFDDPFFTQPFGARMGGPGGMFGPGLFGPMGGGPGMFGAFGPGPGDGFLEQAPARSGAVITEIDEDEEEGDGERGGREANRGAYVQEPDDGNDGMQGGQVQLRRDPSRANGGGQPQSRSFTYQSSTVTYGGINGAYYTASKTRRSGSDGITVEESKEADTTTKEATHRISRGIHDKGHSVTRKLKSDGKVDSTQILHNLNEDELPGFEESWKGNAGQHLPGWNQNAGISNGDNSGNRGTNGARQPAQNWALPGMQQQRDPRRHDNGQPKPKSSRIIPIS, from the exons ATGGAGCGCGGGCGGGGCGGGAGGGACGGCCCCTTCGGCGCGGGCGACCCGTTCGCCGGATTCGGCCGCCTGGGGGGCGCCCCGATGCCCGGCCTCTTCGGCGGGGGCAGGGACCCCTTCGACGACCCCTTCTTCACGCAGCCCTTCGGGGCCAGGATGGGCGGCCCTGGAGGAATGTTCGGCCCCGGCCTGTTCGGGCCGATGGGCGGCGGCCCCGGCATGTTCGGCGCCTTCGGGCCCGGGCCCGGGGACGGGTTCCTTGAGCAAGCTCCCGCGAGGAGCGGTGCTGTCATCACGGAGATTGATGAGGACGAAGAGGAGGGCGACGGGGAGCGCGGCGGCCGGGAGGCGAACCGCGGGGCATATGTTCAGGAGCCGGATGATGGGAATGATG GGATGCAGGGGGGTCAGGTCCAGCTGCGGCGTGATCCCAGCAGGGCGAACGGTGGCGGCCAGCCGCAGTCGCGTTCGTTCACCTATCAGAGCTCCACGGTGACTTATGGTGGGATTAATGGAGCCTATTATACCGCTTCCAAGACCCGGAGGAGTGGCAGCGATGGG ATTACTGTCGAAGAAAGCAAGGAAGCAGACACTACGACTAAAGAGGCCACTCATAGGATCTCCAGGGGAATTCATGATAAG GGACACTCGGTAACAAGGAAGCTGAAATCAGACGGGAAGGTGGACAGTACACAGATACTGCACAATCTCAATGAAG ATGAGTTACCTGGATTTGAAGAATCATGGAAGGGCAATGCTGGACAACACTTACCAGGCTGGAACCAAAATGCTGGTATATCTAATGGTGACAACTCTG GAAACCGTGGTACCAACGGTGCCAGGCAGCCTGCACAGAACTGGGCGCTCCCCGGAATGCAGCAACAGCGTGATCCAAGGAGGCATGACAACGGGCAGCCAAAGCCAAAGTCATCGCGGATCATCCCAATCTCCTGA
- the LOC125520514 gene encoding uncharacterized PE-PGRS family protein PE_PGRS20 isoform X2, whose amino-acid sequence MERGRGGRDGPFGAGDPFAGFGRLGGAPMPGLFGGGRDPFDDPFFTQPFGARMGGPGGMFGPGLFGPMGGGPGMFGAFGPGPGDGFLEQAPARSGAVITEIDEDEEEGDGERGGREANRGAYVQEPDDGNDGMQGGQVQLRRDPSRANGGGQPQSRSFTYQSSTVTYGGINGAYYTASKTRRSGSDGITVEESKEADTTTKEATHRISRGIHDKGHSVTRKLKSDGKVDSTQILHNLNEDELPGFEESWKGNAGQHLPGWNQNAGISNGDNSEKLSPAS is encoded by the exons ATGGAGCGCGGGCGGGGCGGGAGGGACGGCCCCTTCGGCGCGGGCGACCCGTTCGCCGGATTCGGCCGCCTGGGGGGCGCCCCGATGCCCGGCCTCTTCGGCGGGGGCAGGGACCCCTTCGACGACCCCTTCTTCACGCAGCCCTTCGGGGCCAGGATGGGCGGCCCTGGAGGAATGTTCGGCCCCGGCCTGTTCGGGCCGATGGGCGGCGGCCCCGGCATGTTCGGCGCCTTCGGGCCCGGGCCCGGGGACGGGTTCCTTGAGCAAGCTCCCGCGAGGAGCGGTGCTGTCATCACGGAGATTGATGAGGACGAAGAGGAGGGCGACGGGGAGCGCGGCGGCCGGGAGGCGAACCGCGGGGCATATGTTCAGGAGCCGGATGATGGGAATGATG GGATGCAGGGGGGTCAGGTCCAGCTGCGGCGTGATCCCAGCAGGGCGAACGGTGGCGGCCAGCCGCAGTCGCGTTCGTTCACCTATCAGAGCTCCACGGTGACTTATGGTGGGATTAATGGAGCCTATTATACCGCTTCCAAGACCCGGAGGAGTGGCAGCGATGGG ATTACTGTCGAAGAAAGCAAGGAAGCAGACACTACGACTAAAGAGGCCACTCATAGGATCTCCAGGGGAATTCATGATAAG GGACACTCGGTAACAAGGAAGCTGAAATCAGACGGGAAGGTGGACAGTACACAGATACTGCACAATCTCAATGAAG ATGAGTTACCTGGATTTGAAGAATCATGGAAGGGCAATGCTGGACAACACTTACCAGGCTGGAACCAAAATGCTGGTATATCTAATGGTGACAACTCTG AAAAATTATCTCCTGCATCTTAA